From the [Limnothrix rosea] IAM M-220 genome, the window GGTAAAAGCAGAAATCGAACAGGCGATCGCCGCCCTCAAATCTGAACTTGGTGGTGCTGAAACAACCGTTGAAAGTGCAAATGGCAAGGCGAAAGCAGAACCCAAAAAAACCAAAGCAACGAAAACCGAGAAAACTGAGTCGAAGCCGGCAAAAGCAAAGCTTTTACTAAATCAAGCTGATTTAGCCCGCCGTTTGAGTTCTAACGCCTCCACTTTAAGTCGCCATGAAAAGAAAGGGGAATCACATTTTGCGCAGTGGTCAAAGGCAAAAGATCCCGATGGCTTGGCTTGGCAATTTGATGGAATCCAAGAAAATAGCAAAGTTTTTACGCTGATTAAATAATTCAAGAATCGCGCTTTGTTATTTCTAGGTTTTTTATATTTAGTAGTTGTAATATTCGGGATTTGGCACGAGACTGGGCGATCGCCGCATGATTACAACCGAATGTTTTTTAGGTGCTGACGCGGTTTATAGTCCCCGATTGCCTGTAACTTTTCATAGCATTCTTTTTCAGCAGCAGTAGGATTTTTTGGCACCGTAATTTCAATTTTGACCAACTGATCGGTGCGATCGCCCTTCGGCTTGACCCAACCTTTGCCGCGCAATCGTAGAGATTGACCTGCCTTGATGCCTGCAGGTAATCGCATAGTGACGGAACCATCAGGAGTCGGCACATCAACAGACGTTCCCAAAACTGCTTCTGCTGGGGTAATCGGTAACGTACAAACGAGATTGTCGCCGTCAAATTCAAAAAAGTTGTGGGGGGTGAGTTGGACGATGAGATATAAGTCACCGGGTTGCCCGCCTGTCGGACTGGGAGCGCCCTTACCCTTGACGCGAATCTTTTTACCTGTGGTGACTCCGGGCGGAATTTTAACACTGATTTTTTCTGAGCCAAGGCTAAGGAGTTTTTCTACGCCTCGAAAAGCCTCGGCGAAAGTGAGCTGAATATTCGCTTCGCGGTTAGCTCCGGTAGTCGGTCTTGCGCCTGCTGCTCCGGTATTAAAGCCAAAATCGCTGTAGTAGCCGCTATTCGCAGAGCGGGAATAACCACCCGGCGATCGCCCACCACCGCGACCTAATAAATCACTAATAAATTCTTCAAAGCTACCGAAATCACCGAAGTCGAAATTATTAAAATCGACATTCACCCCAGCGCCATAGGGGTTACCGCCGCCGCGACTACCAGCACTAGCTGCCTGCTGCCAATATTGCCCAAACTGGTCGTATTTCTGGCGCTTTTCCGTATCCGATAGAACTTCGTAGGCCTCACTAATTTCTTTGAATTTTTCTTCTGCGACGGTATCGCCGGGGTTGCGGTCGGGGTGATATTTGAGAGCAAGTTTGCGAAACTTTTTCTTGATCTCGTCGGCAGAGGCACTTTTGCCCACTCCAAGAATGGAATAATAATCTTTGAAGTCTGCTGCCATCGCAGTTTCACCTCCGGATGCAGGTTGGTATCGTCCCTTTCAGAATACCAAATCTGTCTATCTCTATCAGTACTAGATATCCGTATCTTTTTAGATTTGCCAACTGGACGGCGATCGCCACTTAATTCATCTGAAACTAATCTAAATCCTTTGAAAGTCTGTGCTTACGGGAGAACTTGCTGTGTAGAAAAAGCTATTTCAATCTCTGCGTTAAGACTAATTTGTACGGCTTCTTCAAATCCAAAAACTAGCTCTGAAGCATAAATCAATTGACTAGATTCAGGCTGTGAAAACACCTCGATTTTATTGTCTACAAGATTAAGAATCCAATAATTTTGGATATTGTGACGGGCATATAGTTCCTTCTTAATTTGGCGATCGCGACCCAATGTAGAGTCCGAAACTTCCACAATCAAAACAATATTTTCGGCTTGGGGATGACCTTCCAAATAGTCCCTTGTCTCGCCCTGAATAACCATTACGTCAGGCTCAGGCTCGCTATCACTAAGGGTTATTGGTTCTTGGGAATCAACATAATATCCTTTTGGAATTGAGTTTTCTAAAAGAGTTCTAAGTAGTTTCGTTGCAACACGGTGGCGTGGATTTTTTGGCATCTTTTCAACTAGCCAACCGTTAATCAATTCAACTGGATCATCTTCTGTCAAAATTCCAGCTTGAATCATGGCATGGTATTGCGCCACACTAAGTCTGAGGATTGGTTCTGTCGGAACTGGAAACGTACTGACCATAAAACCAACGGCAATTATTTTTTCATTCTATCCTTCTTACGCTGGCAAAAAGTACAGCAAAGGCTCACCTCTTATTTCTGCATAATGCTGCTTGTTTGTTTAAATTATGGGGGTAGAGAGACTTGAACTCTCACGACCTATAACAGTCAACGGATTTTAAGTCCGCAGCGTCTACCATTCCGCCACACCCCCGTTTGGGCACTCTTACAATCTAATCACAGTTTTTTTGATCCAGCAAGTCACAAACTTTTGTTACGTGATCATAATCGTGAAAAGCGGCGAAAAACCCATAGAAATCGCCAAAATTCCAGTAGGTAAAGATTAATATATCCTTCGCTATAGAGTCTGAGTGTTGCGTTTCGTTAATAATATGATCAGTCCTAATCCTGTAATTTTCCGGTGATCCCATGGTCAATCTGCAACAACTTCCCACTTTGCCAGCTACCCCGAAAAATGAATCATTTATTCGTCGCCATATCGGGATTAGCGATGAAGCCGCCACGAAGATGTTGGCATTCCTTGGGTTTGACTCCCTCGAAGATCTCATTAGCCAGACTGTGCCTGATGTGATTCGCCAAAAGTTAGAGTTGGGTTTGCCCCATGCCCGCACTGAAGTGAAAGCCCTTGCAGACCTAGAGGCGATCGCCTCCCAAAATAAAGTCTTTAAAAATTTGATTGGCATGGGCTATTACGATTGCGTCACGCCGCCCGTAATTCAGCGGAATGTTTTAGAAAATCCCGGTTGGTATACCGCCTATACGCCTTACCAAGCGGAAATTGCCCAAGGTCGTTTGGAAGCGCTTTTAAATTTCCAGACCATGGTGATTGAGCTAACGGGTTTAGAAATTGCCAATGCTTCTTTGCTTGATGAGGGAACTGCCGCCGCCGAAGCGATGAGCATGAGCTATGGCCTCTGCAAAAAGAAAACGGCTAATACTTTTTTCGTATCGGAGCTGTGCCATCCCCAAACCATTGAAGTGGTTCTCACCCGCGCCATTCCCCTCGATATCAATGTGGTGGTGGGCAGTCACGAAACTTTTGAAGTTACGGAGGATGTTTTTGGCGCGTTGTTGCAATATCCGGCGACCAATGGCGACCTTTACGATTACACCGACTTTATCGGGAAAGTCCACGGGCAAAAGGCTTTTGCGACAGTAGCAACAGATTTGATGAGTCTATGTCTGCTAAAAACGCCCGGCGAAATGGGTGCAGATATTGCCGTGGGAACCAGCCAAAGATTTGGTGTGCCCTTGGGTTATGGTGGCCCCCATGCGGCATTTTTTGCGACGAAGGATCAGTTTAAGCGCCAAATCCCCGGCAGAATTGTGGGTGTCTCAAAAGATGTCCACGGCAAGCCCGCTCTACGTTTAGCGCTGCAAACCCGCGAACAACATATCCGTCGCGACAAAGCCACCAGTAATATTTGTACGGCGCAGGTGCTCCTCGCGGTAATGGCATCAATGTATGGGGTTTATCACGGTGCGGAAGGTCTAAAGGCGATCGCCTCTTCTATCCATCAACTCACCCAGACTTGTGCCAAAGGTCTAGAAAAGCTCGGTTTTAAACTGAGTTCGACAAGTACTTTCGATACGATTCAGGTGGTCGCAACGTTAGAACAAGCCGTAACCATCCGCGAGAAAGCCGAAGTAGCAGAATATAATTTCCGCTATTTCGATGACGGCAAAGTCGGTATTAGTTTTGATGAAACTTGTACAACTGAAGATGTAAAAGCAATTTGGGGATTCTTTGCCGATCAAGAAAAGTTGCCTTTTACCCTAGAGCAAATCGAGCGGGAAGCAGACCTTGAAATTCCGGCTAGTTTACAGCGTACCAGTGCATTTTTGACCGACCCTGTTTTTAATACCCACCGTTCTGAAACTGAGCTTTTACGGTATATCCATCACCTGCAAAGTAAAGACCTTTCGCTCACAACTTCCATGATTCCGTTGGGTTCTTGCACGATGAAACTCAATGCCACAGCGGAGATGATTCCCGTGACTTGGGCAAGTTTTGGTAAGATTCACCCCTTTGCCCCTCGCAGTCAAACGGTTGGCTACAAAGAAATGTGTGATCAGCTTGAAGGTTGGCTCGCGGAGATCACAGGTTTTGCGGGGGTTTCCCTCCAACCCAATGCCGGTTCCCAAGGGGAATATGCAGGTCTGCAAGTGATTCGTCAATTTCATATTAAAAACGGCGATCGCCAACGAAATATTTGTCTAATTCCAGAATCCGCCCATGGTACAAACCCCGCCAGCGCAGTGATGTGCGGCTTTAAAGTTGTGCCCGTGAAATGTTGCGGTAGCAAAGGCGATATTGAAATTGAAGACCTTAAAGCAAAGGCAGAAAAATATCAAGATCAGTTGGCCGCGCTAATGGTGACCTATCCTTCCACCCACGGCGTTTTTGAGGAAGGAATCAAAGAAATTTGCGAGGTGATTCACAGTCACGGCGGTCAAGTTTATCTCGATGGCGCGAATATGAATGCCTTGGTGGGGGTTTGTCGTCCCGGTGATTTTGGCGCGGATGTTTGCCATTTAAATTTACACAAAACCTTCTGTATTCCCCACGGTGGCGGTGGCCCCGGCGTTGGCCCCATTGGTGTCGCGGCGCATTTAGTGCCCTATCTCCCCAAAACTGAACTCCCCGAAAATGAGACTAATATTGGCTTTATCTCGGCGGCTCCCTTTGGTAGTGCCAGCATTCTGCCTATCTCATGGATGTACATCGCCATGATGGGTTCTGAGGGGTTAACAAAGGCGACGAAAATTGCGATTCTCAGCGCAAACTATATGGCGAAACGCTTGGATGATTATTATCCGGTGCTGTTTAAAGGGGCGAATGGTTGCGTTGCCCACGAGTGCATTATCGACCTGCGTCAGATGCGAAAATCGGCGGACATTACCGTTGAAGACATCGCGAAACGTTTGATGGATTATGGTTTCCATGCGCCAACTATTTCTTGGCCTGTGGCTGGCACCATGATGATCGAACCGACGGAAAGCGAGTCCTTGGCGGAACTTGATCGTTTCTGTGATGCGATGATTGCGATTCGAGAAGAGGTGAAGCAAATTGAATCGGGAGCAATTGCGAAAGATGACAACCCGGTTAAAAATGCGCCCCACACAGCAGAATCTTTAATTTGTGGCGAGTGGGAGCATCCCTACTCCCGTGAAGTGGCGGCTTATCCTGCGCCTTGGCTCAAAGACTCTAAATTCTGGGCTGCGGTTGGCAGAATTGATAATGCCTTCGGCGATCGCCACCTAGTCTGTTCCTGTGAAGGAATGGATGCTTATCAAGATGAGTAATGCTGTTGTCAAAAGTCTTGATGACAAAGATGAGGCGATCGCCACACTCCTGAATGACGACCGAGAAATCCTTGGGTTTCTCGACGAGTAGAAAGGGCGATCGCCATGACATTAATGAGTTTTAGCGGAAGATAAAAAATCGAAAATAGGCGAATACATAAACTAAATCAATGGCCAAAACCAAACCTTGGGTAAATTTATTTTTAAGGAGAGCTAGGGCAAAGGGGGTGGCGATCGCCACAAAGGCCAGCTCAAAACCAGCGACGATACGGGCATGGTGATTGATATCCCAGTAGGACAATGGACTAATAAATTTATAATTAGTGAGTGGAAAAAAGTGGCGGTGTGCGTCGTCGTTATGAACCGGTAGATCCAGCAGCGAATGTCCAATCATACTGGCGAAAAAGGCAATCCCAATGTGCCACTGAAAATAGATGCTCAGGCATAGTCCGGCGATCGCCACCGGGAAAGAATGGCCCAGACTCACCCAAAATTGCACAGGCGCAGAAAAATAAGCCTCTGACCAAATCTGCTGTTCTGGCATCTTGTAGATCCATTTCGCTACAAAGTAAAAAATAAAAATTGGGGCATCCGGCAAAATTGCTCCCAGCGTTAGGGCAACATTGGCGTTCGGAGCAATGGTTTTACCCAACAAGGCGAGATTGATCACGTAATGGCTCGGTGTATTCATGGCGACAGGCTAGGTAAAAAAATATGTCAAAATCCTAGCAGTCCTTTGTTTATTTTTTCTTTAGGTTTTATCTATGTGGCACTGGCGCTCCCAGCCCCTCGCGGCACGGACTGGCTCCGAAATTTTTGCCAAGCTTTACGGACATGAGGCGATCGCCACCCTTCTCGAAAGCCCTTACCCCAGCGTTTTACCCAAATTATCGCGGTTTTCCATTTGCGCCGGACAACCATCGGGAGAAATTTTAACACCGGCAATGGGCAAGATTTTGTCCACCTTGCGGGAATTATTAGCAAAAAAATCAAAACCACAGGCTGCAGTGGCACATTTACCCTTTACGGGCGGCTACCTCGGTTGGCTAGGCTATGACTTGGCATGGGAAATTGAAACCTTGCCCGAAAAAAATCACGATGAGTTGCCCTTTCCCGTCGCCTATTGGTATCAGCCCGAATCCTTTGCCGTACTAGATCATCAGGCACAAATACTTTGGCTCGCGGCACTCAACCC encodes:
- a CDS encoding DnaJ C-terminal domain-containing protein; translated protein: MAADFKDYYSILGVGKSASADEIKKKFRKLALKYHPDRNPGDTVAEEKFKEISEAYEVLSDTEKRQKYDQFGQYWQQAASAGSRGGGNPYGAGVNVDFNNFDFGDFGSFEEFISDLLGRGGGRSPGGYSRSANSGYYSDFGFNTGAAGARPTTGANREANIQLTFAEAFRGVEKLLSLGSEKISVKIPPGVTTGKKIRVKGKGAPSPTGGQPGDLYLIVQLTPHNFFEFDGDNLVCTLPITPAEAVLGTSVDVPTPDGSVTMRLPAGIKAGQSLRLRGKGWVKPKGDRTDQLVKIEITVPKNPTAAEKECYEKLQAIGDYKPRQHLKNIRL
- a CDS encoding Uma2 family endonuclease, with the protein product MVSTFPVPTEPILRLSVAQYHAMIQAGILTEDDPVELINGWLVEKMPKNPRHRVATKLLRTLLENSIPKGYYVDSQEPITLSDSEPEPDVMVIQGETRDYLEGHPQAENIVLIVEVSDSTLGRDRQIKKELYARHNIQNYWILNLVDNKIEVFSQPESSQLIYASELVFGFEEAVQISLNAEIEIAFSTQQVLP
- the gcvP gene encoding aminomethyl-transferring glycine dehydrogenase, with product MVNLQQLPTLPATPKNESFIRRHIGISDEAATKMLAFLGFDSLEDLISQTVPDVIRQKLELGLPHARTEVKALADLEAIASQNKVFKNLIGMGYYDCVTPPVIQRNVLENPGWYTAYTPYQAEIAQGRLEALLNFQTMVIELTGLEIANASLLDEGTAAAEAMSMSYGLCKKKTANTFFVSELCHPQTIEVVLTRAIPLDINVVVGSHETFEVTEDVFGALLQYPATNGDLYDYTDFIGKVHGQKAFATVATDLMSLCLLKTPGEMGADIAVGTSQRFGVPLGYGGPHAAFFATKDQFKRQIPGRIVGVSKDVHGKPALRLALQTREQHIRRDKATSNICTAQVLLAVMASMYGVYHGAEGLKAIASSIHQLTQTCAKGLEKLGFKLSSTSTFDTIQVVATLEQAVTIREKAEVAEYNFRYFDDGKVGISFDETCTTEDVKAIWGFFADQEKLPFTLEQIEREADLEIPASLQRTSAFLTDPVFNTHRSETELLRYIHHLQSKDLSLTTSMIPLGSCTMKLNATAEMIPVTWASFGKIHPFAPRSQTVGYKEMCDQLEGWLAEITGFAGVSLQPNAGSQGEYAGLQVIRQFHIKNGDRQRNICLIPESAHGTNPASAVMCGFKVVPVKCCGSKGDIEIEDLKAKAEKYQDQLAALMVTYPSTHGVFEEGIKEICEVIHSHGGQVYLDGANMNALVGVCRPGDFGADVCHLNLHKTFCIPHGGGGPGVGPIGVAAHLVPYLPKTELPENETNIGFISAAPFGSASILPISWMYIAMMGSEGLTKATKIAILSANYMAKRLDDYYPVLFKGANGCVAHECIIDLRQMRKSADITVEDIAKRLMDYGFHAPTISWPVAGTMMIEPTESESLAELDRFCDAMIAIREEVKQIESGAIAKDDNPVKNAPHTAESLICGEWEHPYSREVAAYPAPWLKDSKFWAAVGRIDNAFGDRHLVCSCEGMDAYQDE